Proteins encoded in a region of the Novibacillus thermophilus genome:
- a CDS encoding extracellular solute-binding protein: MLRKKRWLLSLAVFVAFTACSGGQETTGDTENADVVQIEYWQYHFDAKVELINELIEEFEAENPGIQVKQTTFPYEQFNEKVAAQVPAGKGPDVINLFHGWVPQYVDSGYLQPLPRDAFPHEKIESEFFPLVEAVKLDGEYWSIPTAVRTLALFFNKDLFEEAGLDPNSPPETWDELAEYAVKLTKTDGSNRLEQSGLAWEPGQQGNNWLRDGLTYQAGGRVLSDDRKTVVWGDGPEGLEAFKYWISFPTELGTSKLGFYTDDITAFSTGKAAMNVDGSFRIGTLQEEAPDLHYGIAPLPAQDEKSTSASFWSNGVTAGVDGEKLEASVKFLQFLTSDEVMEKWTDEIGELPAKESVAMQDKYVEDDIYGPFIEQLPYAVSHFSVDEMGERDLIMQAADRVLLEGASPEEAFKELVQKTQVLYDDYWQGKQ, encoded by the coding sequence GTGTTGAGAAAAAAAAGGTGGTTGTTAAGTCTAGCCGTTTTTGTCGCGTTCACCGCGTGCTCCGGCGGCCAAGAAACGACCGGTGACACTGAGAATGCGGATGTCGTTCAAATTGAGTACTGGCAGTATCACTTCGATGCCAAAGTCGAGTTGATAAATGAATTGATTGAAGAATTTGAAGCGGAAAACCCAGGGATTCAAGTCAAGCAAACCACTTTCCCTTACGAGCAGTTTAACGAAAAGGTCGCGGCTCAAGTGCCCGCAGGTAAAGGACCGGACGTGATCAATCTGTTTCACGGCTGGGTCCCGCAGTACGTCGATTCCGGGTACTTGCAACCGTTGCCACGAGATGCATTTCCCCACGAAAAAATAGAGAGTGAGTTTTTTCCACTGGTCGAAGCAGTCAAACTTGACGGTGAATACTGGTCCATACCGACAGCGGTTCGCACCCTCGCACTGTTCTTTAACAAAGATTTGTTCGAAGAAGCGGGCCTTGACCCGAACTCTCCGCCTGAAACGTGGGATGAGCTGGCGGAATACGCTGTCAAACTGACCAAAACGGACGGCAGTAATCGTCTCGAACAGTCGGGATTAGCGTGGGAACCCGGTCAACAGGGAAACAACTGGTTGCGTGACGGTTTGACGTACCAAGCGGGCGGGCGCGTCTTAAGCGATGACCGTAAAACGGTCGTTTGGGGAGATGGACCTGAAGGACTTGAAGCGTTTAAGTACTGGATCAGTTTCCCGACAGAACTGGGCACGTCGAAACTGGGTTTCTACACAGACGACATCACGGCCTTTTCAACAGGAAAAGCTGCGATGAACGTAGACGGCTCCTTCCGCATCGGAACGTTACAGGAGGAAGCGCCTGACCTCCATTACGGTATTGCTCCGCTACCAGCCCAAGACGAAAAGTCCACGAGTGCTTCCTTCTGGAGTAACGGCGTTACAGCGGGGGTCGATGGCGAAAAACTGGAGGCGTCGGTCAAGTTTCTCCAGTTTTTGACAAGTGATGAAGTCATGGAAAAGTGGACGGACGAAATCGGCGAATTGCCTGCCAAAGAGTCTGTTGCCATGCAAGACAAGTATGTCGAAGACGACATATACGGTCCGTTTATCGAACAACTCCCGTATGCCGTCTCCCATTTTTCTGTTGACGAAATGGGAGAACGGGACCTGATTATGCAAGCGGCCGACAGAGTTTTACTCGAAGGCGCATCCCCGGAAGAAGCTTTTAAAGAACTCGTACAGAAGACGCAAGTACTGTACGACGACTATTGGCAAGGAAAACAGTGA
- a CDS encoding carbohydrate ABC transporter permease has product MYRSTASNLLTYTLLSIGAVVMVFPFIWMFSTSLKSPMDVYTLNLIPEHPTLENYKTIMEESAFLRWFLNSIVIAVLTTVSVTFFDTLVGYIIAKFRFVGRSIIFIAILSTLMVPTEMLIIPWYMMSTELGWTDTYWGILFPGLMTGFGVFLMKQFMETIPDDLLNAARIDGMNEYMIFFKIAVPQVWSALSALAIFTFLSNWNAFLWPLIVIESPELRTLPVGLSFFASSEVKSQWHLIMTGATVTVVPLLVVFFILQRHIIKGITLTGMK; this is encoded by the coding sequence GTGTACCGGTCTACCGCAAGCAACCTACTGACTTACACTTTACTCTCGATCGGGGCTGTCGTAATGGTGTTTCCGTTCATCTGGATGTTTTCAACGTCGTTAAAGTCTCCAATGGACGTTTACACATTGAACCTCATTCCCGAACACCCGACCTTGGAAAACTACAAAACGATCATGGAAGAGAGTGCCTTTTTGAGGTGGTTTTTGAACAGTATCGTCATCGCCGTCTTGACGACCGTAAGCGTCACGTTTTTTGACACACTGGTCGGCTACATTATTGCGAAATTTCGCTTTGTCGGCAGATCCATCATTTTTATCGCGATACTGAGTACGCTCATGGTGCCGACAGAAATGCTGATTATCCCCTGGTACATGATGAGCACCGAACTGGGCTGGACAGACACGTACTGGGGCATTCTCTTTCCCGGTCTCATGACTGGATTCGGAGTGTTTTTAATGAAACAGTTCATGGAAACTATCCCGGACGACCTTCTCAATGCCGCGCGCATTGACGGCATGAACGAGTATATGATTTTCTTTAAAATTGCGGTTCCACAAGTGTGGTCAGCCCTTTCGGCTTTGGCCATCTTTACGTTCCTCAGCAACTGGAATGCCTTCTTGTGGCCGCTAATCGTGATCGAGTCCCCCGAGCTGCGGACGTTGCCCGTCGGCCTTTCCTTTTTCGCTTCCAGCGAAGTCAAGTCCCAATGGCATCTGATCATGACGGGCGCAACCGTGACGGTCGTCCCTCTACTCGTCGTATTTTTCATTTTGCAGCGGCACATTATCAAAGGCATTACATTGACGGGGATGAAGTAA
- a CDS encoding ABC transporter ATP-binding protein, with translation MSGERILEVQKVKKYFRVGRGENLRAVDNVSFHVHKGETFGLVGESGCGKSTIGRTIIRLYDATAGKVLFKGRDVHGQNRQQMQQFRREVQMIFQDPYASLNPRMTVEDIVAEGLDIHRLVGSKSERRKRVQELLEIVGLNPEHLSRYPHEFSGGQRQRIGIARALAVEPEFIIADEPISALDVSIQAQVINLMRRLQREKGLTYLFIAHDLSMVKHISDRVGVMYLGHLVEVAESEVLYADPLHPYTRALLSAIPIPDPHVEKKRERIILEGDVPSPITPPSGCRFRTRCPHAMTICAEAAPEWKEIKPNHWTACHLYNDSPSS, from the coding sequence ATGAGCGGGGAGCGCATTCTCGAAGTGCAGAAGGTGAAAAAATACTTTCGCGTCGGAAGAGGCGAGAATCTCCGCGCCGTGGACAATGTGTCGTTTCACGTGCACAAAGGGGAGACGTTCGGCCTCGTGGGCGAATCGGGTTGCGGAAAGTCGACCATCGGCCGCACCATTATCCGGCTTTATGACGCGACAGCGGGAAAAGTACTGTTTAAAGGGCGTGACGTTCACGGGCAAAACCGCCAACAGATGCAACAGTTCCGCCGCGAGGTGCAAATGATTTTTCAAGACCCTTACGCGTCGCTGAATCCCCGCATGACCGTGGAAGACATTGTCGCCGAAGGGTTGGACATCCATCGGTTAGTGGGGAGTAAATCTGAAAGGAGAAAACGGGTGCAAGAGCTGTTGGAGATCGTGGGGCTCAACCCTGAACACTTGAGCCGTTACCCGCACGAGTTCAGCGGCGGGCAGCGGCAACGGATCGGTATCGCCCGCGCACTGGCCGTCGAACCCGAATTCATCATCGCCGACGAGCCGATCTCCGCGCTGGACGTTTCGATTCAAGCGCAGGTCATCAACTTGATGCGCCGGTTGCAACGCGAGAAGGGATTGACGTATTTGTTTATCGCCCACGATTTGTCCATGGTCAAGCACATCAGCGACCGGGTAGGGGTCATGTACTTAGGCCATTTAGTGGAAGTGGCGGAAAGCGAAGTGTTGTACGCAGACCCGCTCCACCCTTACACCCGAGCGCTACTGTCAGCGATCCCAATTCCGGACCCGCACGTGGAGAAAAAGCGGGAGCGCATCATACTGGAAGGCGATGTGCCGAGTCCGATCACCCCTCCCAGCGGTTGCCGTTTTCGCACCCGCTGTCCCCACGCCATGACCATTTGCGCCGAAGCAGCTCCCGAGTGGAAAGAAATTAAACCGAACCACTGGACGGCGTGCCACTTGTACAATGACTCACCGTCGTCTTAA
- a CDS encoding carbohydrate ABC transporter permease — protein MTQPHLSTKQTNKGRPRRFQLKLKHQKYVFVYSCLLIPLVFYACIRLFPTFFTFNVSFREWDILSPEDPAFIGLENYRALFEDEVFLKSLYNTFLYIVLGVLGQLVFGFAVALLLHRVRLFSGLFRTIYFIPYVTSIVAVSWVFQWLLMENGFVNDILVNMGMDPQPFLNSPDQAIFVIIGVMIWQALGFQMVIFLAGLENIPQLYYEAAVIDGASAWQKLRYVTLPLLNPTIVFSAVIGSINFIQVSFTQVINMSSDGIGGPLHSTITVVVYIYQLAFRQFDMGMAAAATVLLFLFILALTLFQMKVLTKKFDY, from the coding sequence TTGACACAACCCCATCTTTCCACAAAACAGACGAACAAAGGGCGCCCACGGCGGTTTCAGTTAAAGCTCAAGCACCAAAAATACGTGTTCGTCTATTCATGTCTGTTGATCCCTCTTGTTTTCTACGCTTGCATTCGCCTATTCCCGACCTTTTTCACGTTTAATGTCAGTTTCCGAGAGTGGGACATTCTTTCCCCCGAAGACCCTGCTTTCATCGGTTTGGAAAACTACAGAGCGCTGTTTGAGGACGAAGTCTTCCTCAAATCGCTGTACAACACGTTCCTTTACATTGTGTTAGGCGTCTTAGGCCAACTCGTGTTCGGTTTCGCAGTCGCCCTTCTCTTACATAGAGTTCGCCTTTTTTCCGGTTTGTTTCGAACGATTTACTTCATTCCGTACGTGACGAGCATTGTTGCCGTGAGCTGGGTCTTTCAATGGCTTCTAATGGAGAACGGATTCGTTAACGATATCCTGGTGAACATGGGGATGGACCCTCAGCCTTTCCTCAATTCACCCGACCAGGCCATTTTCGTCATCATCGGCGTCATGATCTGGCAAGCCCTCGGTTTCCAGATGGTCATTTTTCTCGCCGGTTTGGAAAACATTCCACAGCTGTACTACGAGGCAGCCGTGATCGATGGCGCCAGTGCGTGGCAGAAATTGCGATATGTCACCCTTCCCCTCCTCAATCCGACGATTGTCTTTTCAGCCGTAATTGGCAGCATTAATTTTATTCAAGTCTCTTTTACACAAGTCATCAACATGAGTTCTGACGGCATTGGCGGTCCTCTCCACTCCACCATCACCGTTGTCGTGTACATTTATCAACTGGCGTTCAGGCAGTTTGACATGGGGATGGCAGCGGCTGCGACGGTACTGTTGTTCCTGTTTATCCTCGCCCTGACACTGTTTCAGATGAAAGTGTTGACCAAGAAATTTGATTACTAG
- a CDS encoding ROK family transcriptional regulator translates to MITHDNTHARPNYLKYLNKKKVLTYIRDSEGQSRASISKALNISKPTVSNIVEELLKEGWITEKESTFASASGGRKPYRLYFNRNAKYIVGIDIGGTSTDVGIMNLEGELVSLKQLSTQEYVQDDFTSAISSEVSRLIQKCGLSHKHIMAVGVGVPGITDVRNGAVFEAPSLGWKNYPLRDRLSEQLPLPVYVDNDVNVAVLGEQWKGAAKSKQNVILITLGTGVGCGIILNGRLYRGSSFAAGEIGYMITDKKRAEAYDPVFSGYGFLESHVGGPSIVKKMADTQPERRQWTAKDTFQAAMQGDELALNAVDEAVSHIAVALVNVIALFNPECVVLGGGISKSGAWFLPKIRGFIEKHLPFVTDVYVTHLEHVSLIGAAALCLREHDSPLKP, encoded by the coding sequence ATGATCACTCACGACAACACACACGCACGCCCAAACTACTTAAAGTACTTAAACAAAAAAAAGGTGCTCACGTATATTCGAGACTCTGAAGGGCAATCCCGGGCAAGTATTTCAAAGGCCCTGAATATTAGTAAACCGACGGTTTCAAATATCGTCGAAGAATTGTTGAAGGAAGGCTGGATAACCGAGAAGGAAAGCACATTTGCCAGCGCGTCAGGCGGTAGAAAACCGTACCGCCTGTATTTCAACCGTAACGCTAAATACATCGTGGGCATCGACATCGGAGGCACGTCAACGGACGTCGGAATCATGAACCTCGAAGGGGAGCTCGTCTCCTTGAAACAGCTCTCCACGCAAGAGTATGTGCAAGACGACTTCACATCGGCTATAAGCAGCGAAGTGTCCCGTCTGATACAAAAGTGCGGTTTGTCTCACAAGCATATTATGGCTGTCGGGGTCGGAGTTCCCGGCATCACGGATGTACGCAACGGAGCCGTTTTTGAAGCCCCCAGCCTCGGGTGGAAAAACTACCCTTTAAGAGATCGTTTAAGCGAACAGCTCCCCTTACCTGTCTACGTTGACAACGATGTGAACGTCGCCGTGCTCGGTGAACAGTGGAAAGGTGCGGCCAAAAGCAAACAAAACGTCATTTTGATCACACTGGGAACGGGTGTCGGGTGCGGCATTATTCTGAACGGTCGCCTGTACCGGGGTTCGTCTTTCGCCGCAGGTGAAATCGGGTATATGATCACAGACAAAAAGAGAGCAGAGGCGTACGATCCCGTTTTTTCCGGTTACGGTTTTTTAGAGAGCCACGTCGGCGGGCCTTCTATCGTCAAAAAAATGGCCGACACACAACCTGAACGGCGCCAGTGGACAGCGAAGGACACTTTTCAGGCCGCGATGCAAGGGGATGAACTGGCACTGAACGCTGTCGACGAAGCCGTCTCCCACATTGCGGTCGCCCTTGTCAACGTCATCGCCCTGTTTAACCCCGAATGTGTCGTGTTAGGAGGTGGTATTTCCAAATCAGGCGCTTGGTTCCTTCCGAAAATCCGAGGGTTCATCGAAAAGCACCTCCCTTTTGTGACAGATGTGTACGTGACACATTTGGAACACGTGTCGCTCATAGGCGCTGCTGCCCTATGTTTGAGGGAACACGATTCTCCGCTCAAACCGTAG
- a CDS encoding ABC transporter substrate-binding protein: MDERKKLLLIVASVFVWSSSLLLWGGWWVHREHGSAVSAQVEKSNPRTGGSISIPLYNDVPRSIRPLTPENEATETVLSFIYEPLVERQPDGTTKNVLAESWQMDEQAGTVSVTLRKGVKWHDGEPLTADDVLYTYHKLADPNYNGSYRRLVQAIAGVEDVRSGKVKTIQGITLTEGEAPSLTFQLDEAPDSVTELLQIPIVPRHLHASSDGEPETTHLIGTGPYRMAERSEKSVIELERFSQYWDEAPSLDEVTCRTMTLEEAVTQFKEGKLDVLPQMDATNAPAVRDGLDVSPLQKTGDVFHYVAFNPMQDLWQDATLRAQMGHVIDKQQIVKQWLKGFGEKIDTPRGMQVERAKKDEVEQALKALREEELSLHFTSQWVERDGLAAQLKNQWEAAGLTVELVEHDHVSKLAKAVQTGDADLFLMTDWVRVESRALLDWWEEDDLRQWTSLSTNQLTTLLREAAEAEGKERERIMLQWNEQFVEEMPLIPSCVRKCSIL, from the coding sequence ATGGACGAGCGAAAGAAACTGTTGTTGATCGTCGCCAGTGTGTTTGTTTGGTCAAGCAGTTTGCTCTTGTGGGGCGGTTGGTGGGTCCACAGGGAGCACGGGTCTGCCGTCAGCGCCCAAGTTGAAAAGAGCAATCCCCGGACAGGCGGTTCCATCAGCATTCCGCTGTATAACGATGTCCCGCGTTCCATTCGGCCCCTTACACCGGAAAACGAAGCAACGGAAACTGTACTGTCTTTCATCTATGAACCCCTCGTGGAAAGGCAGCCAGACGGAACGACGAAAAACGTGCTGGCTGAATCGTGGCAAATGGACGAACAGGCTGGGACAGTGAGCGTCACTCTGCGAAAGGGTGTCAAGTGGCACGATGGCGAGCCGTTGACGGCCGATGACGTCCTCTATACGTACCACAAGTTGGCAGACCCGAATTACAACGGGTCGTACCGTCGACTCGTCCAAGCGATTGCCGGCGTCGAAGACGTTCGATCTGGAAAGGTCAAAACGATTCAAGGCATTACACTAACCGAAGGCGAGGCGCCGTCACTCACCTTTCAACTGGACGAGGCCCCAGATTCGGTCACTGAACTGTTGCAAATTCCGATTGTTCCCCGTCACCTTCACGCAAGTTCTGACGGTGAGCCGGAAACGACACACTTGATCGGAACTGGGCCGTACCGCATGGCCGAAAGGTCGGAGAAATCCGTCATCGAACTGGAAAGGTTCAGCCAGTATTGGGATGAAGCACCGTCTCTCGACGAAGTGACGTGTCGCACGATGACGTTAGAGGAAGCTGTGACGCAGTTTAAAGAGGGGAAACTGGACGTTTTGCCCCAAATGGATGCGACGAACGCTCCAGCGGTACGCGATGGGTTAGACGTGTCCCCCCTGCAGAAAACGGGAGACGTTTTTCACTATGTTGCCTTTAATCCAATGCAAGACTTGTGGCAAGATGCTACTCTCCGGGCTCAAATGGGACACGTGATTGACAAACAGCAAATTGTCAAACAGTGGTTAAAAGGGTTCGGCGAAAAAATCGACACACCGCGGGGGATGCAAGTTGAGCGGGCGAAAAAGGATGAGGTGGAACAGGCGCTGAAGGCACTCAGAGAAGAGGAACTAAGTTTACACTTCACGTCCCAATGGGTGGAGCGGGATGGGTTGGCAGCTCAGTTGAAAAACCAGTGGGAAGCAGCCGGACTGACAGTGGAACTCGTCGAGCATGACCATGTGTCAAAACTGGCCAAAGCTGTTCAAACGGGAGACGCCGACCTGTTCTTAATGACGGACTGGGTGAGAGTCGAATCGCGTGCCCTCCTCGACTGGTGGGAAGAAGACGACTTGCGACAGTGGACGAGCTTGTCGACGAATCAACTGACAACGCTGCTGAGAGAAGCTGCCGAGGCAGAAGGAAAGGAGCGGGAACGGATCATGCTCCAATGGAACGAGCAGTTTGTTGAAGAAATGCCCCTAATCCCCTCGTGCGTCCGAAAATGCTCTATTTTGTAA
- a CDS encoding NifU family protein, whose product MTRYKWKERLTVSSTEQMIQVQEVLDKLRPFIQGDGGDVELVDVEDGVVKVRLLGACGSCPASTITLKAGIERALMEEVEGIKEVEQVL is encoded by the coding sequence ATGACGCGATACAAGTGGAAGGAGCGGTTAACAGTGTCTTCGACTGAACAAATGATACAAGTGCAAGAAGTACTGGATAAATTGCGCCCCTTTATTCAGGGTGACGGCGGCGATGTGGAACTGGTAGACGTAGAGGACGGCGTCGTCAAAGTAAGGTTGCTCGGAGCGTGCGGAAGCTGTCCTGCTTCCACGATTACGCTGAAAGCCGGCATCGAGCGCGCACTCATGGAAGAAGTGGAAGGTATTAAGGAAGTCGAACAAGTGTTGTAA